In Leptospiraceae bacterium, one DNA window encodes the following:
- a CDS encoding IS1182 family transposase: protein MGKFKNTEPSQGLILAVNLKDQIIEGSFEHTLSVLFEKDKIDLSKLILKYHNDVIGRKAYNPKILLKIILFAYYKGITSSREIEIACNKNLTFMALAENEKPDHSTIANFVSSMDKEVKDIFEQVVLICFELGLIKSGTLAIDGCKISSNASKEWSGTISELESKKSKIKAKIREIMEEHKNSDPDENNFKRIDKLDKKMEKITDFLANNEKKMGKRNHEKQSNITDNDSSKMKTSHGVIQGYNGVAVADSENQIIVEAEAFGEGQEYDLLKPMIEGAEKIINQMNRKISDTKILADNGYFKESNLEYLAEKKIDAYIPDQNARKRDPKFKTRDRHREEKNPREYKRYIEKDFTYVSEKDEYICPNGESLNRWGGFTNGHSYGRRYGTKKASCSACPLKSNCISENQDRRELNIYDGVNVPETEKMREKIDSKEGRKIYSKRMSIIEPVFGNIRFNKGLDYFSLRTKAKVNIQWLLWCMVHNIEKIVTKGKFNLL from the coding sequence ATGGGAAAATTCAAGAATACAGAACCTTCACAGGGACTAATCCTTGCAGTAAATCTAAAAGATCAGATCATTGAAGGAAGTTTTGAACATACACTTTCAGTTCTTTTCGAAAAAGATAAAATCGATTTAAGTAAATTAATTTTGAAATACCATAATGACGTGATCGGCAGAAAGGCATACAACCCCAAGATTCTACTAAAAATTATTTTATTTGCTTATTACAAAGGAATTACTTCGTCTAGAGAAATTGAAATTGCCTGTAACAAAAATCTCACGTTTATGGCACTGGCAGAAAATGAAAAACCGGATCATTCTACAATTGCAAATTTTGTTTCCTCGATGGATAAAGAAGTCAAAGACATATTTGAGCAGGTAGTTCTGATTTGTTTTGAGCTTGGACTAATCAAATCCGGAACTCTTGCAATTGACGGATGTAAGATTTCGTCTAACGCATCAAAGGAATGGAGCGGAACAATTTCAGAGCTTGAGAGCAAGAAAAGTAAAATAAAAGCAAAAATCAGGGAGATCATGGAAGAACACAAAAACTCTGATCCAGATGAAAATAATTTCAAGCGGATTGATAAATTGGACAAGAAAATGGAGAAGATCACAGATTTTCTTGCAAATAATGAAAAGAAAATGGGTAAGCGAAATCATGAAAAGCAAAGTAACATAACGGACAATGATTCATCTAAAATGAAAACATCACACGGAGTTATTCAGGGTTACAATGGAGTAGCTGTAGCTGATTCTGAAAATCAGATAATCGTAGAGGCTGAAGCATTCGGCGAGGGTCAGGAATATGATCTCTTAAAGCCAATGATTGAAGGAGCAGAAAAAATAATCAATCAAATGAACAGAAAAATAAGTGATACAAAAATTCTTGCAGATAACGGCTATTTCAAGGAGTCGAATCTTGAATATCTTGCAGAGAAAAAAATCGACGCATATATTCCGGATCAGAATGCCAGGAAAAGAGATCCCAAATTTAAAACCCGTGACAGACATCGCGAAGAAAAAAATCCGAGAGAATACAAGAGATATATCGAAAAGGATTTTACATATGTTTCGGAAAAGGACGAATACATTTGTCCGAATGGAGAGTCACTAAATCGTTGGGGAGGATTTACAAATGGTCACAGCTACGGACGTCGTTACGGCACAAAAAAAGCATCCTGTTCTGCATGTCCATTGAAATCGAATTGTATTTCAGAAAATCAGGATAGACGCGAACTTAATATTTATGATGGGGTAAATGTTCCGGAAACAGAAAAGATGCGTGAAAAAATAGATTCAAAAGAGGGCAGGAAAATTTATTCGAAGCGGATGAGTATAATCGAGCCGGTATTCGGAAATATACGGTTTAACAAGGGGCTGGATTATTTCAGCTTGCGGACAAAAGCAAAGGTCAATATTCAGTGGCTTTTGTGGTGCATGGTTCACAACATTGAAAAGATAGTGACTAAAGGGAAATTTAATCTACTTTGA